Proteins from a genomic interval of Drosophila melanogaster chromosome 2R:
- the RpL41 gene encoding ribosomal protein L41, with translation MRAKWRKKRMRRLKRKRRKMRARSK, from the exons ATGAGAGCTAAG TGGCGTAAGAAGCGTATGCGTAGGTTGAAGCGTAAGCGCAGAAAGATGCGTGCAAGGTCCAAGTAA